From a single Solanum dulcamara chromosome 4, daSolDulc1.2, whole genome shotgun sequence genomic region:
- the LOC129884415 gene encoding putative pentatricopeptide repeat-containing protein At1g10330, translating to MVRKQVCSWNAMISSLALNGREKQALTMYEKMRAKGLQPNEITFVAVLSACARAKLVDFGFKLFETMSHEFGLVAKMEHYGCVVDLLGRAGLLLEAYDFIKKMPFEVDATVLGALMGARRLHGAIELGKEVAQLLLESQPNHSGRYVKLSSIYAGAERWDHAVCIEERNVRYWNTQGSSPQFYLVELITATAW from the coding sequence ATGGTTAGGAAGCAGGTTTGCTCTTGGAATGCTATGATTTCTTCCCTAGCTTTGAATGGAAGAGAGAAGCAGGCATTAACGATGTATGAGAAGATGAGGGCAAAGGGGCTGCAACCAAATGAGATTACCTTCGTGGCTGTTCTATCAGCATGTGCGCGTGCCAAGCTTGTCGATTTCGGTTTTAAATTGTTTGAAACAATGTCACATGAATTTGGACTTGTAGCTAAGATGGAACATTATGGTTGTGTGGTTGATCTCTTAGGGAGAGCTGGGCTACTACTGGAAGCGTACGACTTCATAAAGAAGATGCCTTTTGAAGTTGATGCCACTGTCTTGGGGGCTCTGATGGGTGCTCGTAGACTTCATGGAGCTATTGAATTGGGAAAAGAAGTAGCACAACTACTGCTTGAGTCACAACCGAATCATTCAGGGCGTTATGTGAAACTCTCAAGCATTTATGCTGGCGCAGAGAGGTGGGATCATGCTGTCTGCATTGAGGAAAGAAATGTCAGATACTGGAATACACAAGGTTCCAGCCCACAGTTTTATTTAGTGGAGCTTATAACTGCCACAGCTTGGTGA
- the LOC129887849 gene encoding uncharacterized protein LOC129887849, translating to MMGTEDKTLFCFCHWGGKNKVLPDGSTSYVGGITDQIIVKTGIKYNDFVNAVFDRLGIDPSDQVLQFTVKFDRVQLIRLRDQEGVNTLLQFNDGFAHVYASSSEKEPNSEVAPNMATTRISTTEVEAVSLGSAEEEQVSADTPIPAPSNQWINDGTPDAAANWSELLVGEGQAFENADAFRLAVFKYSIANRFHYRILHNKPRYISIHCAADGCPWKVSAGIEKKSQNVSIRKFVDSHSHPPLDSSQLKPRIRMKWLGGIMQEDILGSPDCLPRKVCEDAEKNLAIKLTYRQAWSVKQRIREAINEKSGESYKLIPWLCNRLIEAMPGTIATWSCTEENRFKRLFVSYDCSIRGFHVGCRPLIFVDVYNLNGLHNSSFIVASALDADNEMYPLSYGVLLSMNEEDLLWFLEKLKLVVQNREVVVVSGTSLPFLSSLDKMFGDENHSFCFHCVKENFNKFINGNTAFKVQGRGKEIALKYLSDIAYARTLDTYNEALGKVCSFRRELYDWVIASQPERWSNALFRKPRWDHLNCNSTDSLNSFIEEEKFVHVLELMEAYHEKLYMLLQSNKLKTEQWNLPIGPRVAEKIFKNQKVGDNLAVSVLSEIEFKLQELQGREEVVNLKLWTCTCLEWQMTGIPCSHACNAITMTSMNIYQYVADWYKRETQEHIYAEVMDELAKFDIPHPDDIISSASSGNVVVLCPLSPHIKRPPGRPRKEPKGLQAETVKRPIRCSKCGGVGHNKRTKCSSAAQ from the exons ATGATGGGAACTGAAGATAAAACACTGTTTTGTTTCTGTCATTGGGGTGGGAAGAATAAGGTGCTTCCAGATGGATCCACGTCGTATGTAGGAGGTATTACGGATCAGATTATTGTGAAGACAGGCATAAAGTACAATGATTTTGTGAATGCAGTTTTTGACCGATTAGGCATTGATCCTTCAGATCAGGTCCTGCAGTTTACAGTTAAGTTTGATAGGGTCCAATTGATACGGCTGAGAGACCAAGAAGGTGTCAATACTCTCTTACAATTTAATGATGGTTTCGCCCATGTTTATGCATCAAGTTCAGAGAAGGAGCCTAATTCTGAAGTTGCTCCTAATATGGCTACCACTAG GATTTCAACCACTGAGGTTGAAGCAGTCTCTCTCGGAAGTGCTGAGGAAGAACAAGTGAGTGCTGATACTCCAATTCCTGCACCGTCGAACCAATGGATCAATGATGGAACTCCAGATGCTGCTGCCAACTGGAGTGAATTACTTGTCGGGGAAGGACAAGCTTTTGAGAATGCAGATGCTTTTAGGCTTGCAGTTTTCAAGTACTCAATTGCGAATAGATTTCACTACAGAATTTTGCACAATAAACCTAGATATATTAGCATCCATTGTGCTGCTGATGGCTGCCCATGGAAAGTAAGTGCTGGCATCGAGAAGAAATCTCAAAATGTATCCATTAGGAAATTTGTTGATTCTCACTCACATCCTCCTCTAGATTCATCGCAACTGAAGCCTCGTATCAGGATGAAGTGGTTGGGGGGTATCATGCAAGAAGACATATTGGGCAGTCCTGATTGTTTGCCTCGTAAAGTGTGTGAGGATGCTGAGAAGAATTTGGCGATCAAATTGACCTACCGTCAGGCTTGGAGTGTGAAGCAGAGGATTAGGGAGGCAATCAATGAGAAGTCAGGTGAATCCTATAAACTGATCCCTTGGCTATGCAATCGCTTAATTGAGGCAATGCCCGGAACCATCGCTACATGGTCCTGCACTGAGGAAAACAGATTCAAGCGGCTCTTCGTGTCATATGACTGCTCAATACGTGGGTTCCATGTCGGATGTAGGCCTTTGATATTTGTTGACGTTTACAACTTAAACGGGCTGCACAACAGCTCCTTTATAGTTGCTTCTGCTTTGGATGCAGACAATGAGATGTATCCTCTATCTTATGGCGTTCTCCTGTCCATGAACGAGGAAGATCTTCTGTGGTTTCTAGAAAAGCTAAAGCTCGTTGTGCAAAACCGCGAGGTTGTCGTAGTTTCTGGCACGAGTCTCCCTTTTCTCTCCAGCTTGGACAAAATGTTTGGTGATGAGAACCACAGTTTTTGTTTTCATTGCGTGAAAgagaattttaataaattcaTCAATGGTAATACTGCCTTTAAAGTGCAGGGTAGAGGTAAGGAGATTGCACTTAAGTATTTGAGTGACATTGCCTACGCACGAACACTAGATACTTATAATGAAGCTCTCGGCAAGGTCTGTTCTTTCCGCAGGGAATTGTATGATTGGGTAATAGCCAGCCAGCCTGAACGTTGGTCTAATGCCTTGTTCAGGAAACCTCGGTGGGATCATCTGAATTGTAATTCTACAGATTCTCTCAACTCTTTTATAGAGGAGGAGAAGTTTGTACATGTCCTAGAGTTGATGGAGGCTTATCATGAGAAGCTTTATATGTTATTACAGAGTAACAAGCTCAAGACCGAACAATGGAACCTTCCAATCGGTCCTCGGGTTGCTGAGAAGATTTTCAAAAACCAAAAGGTCGGTGATAACCTAGCAGTGTCAGTTCTATCAGAGATTGAGTTTAAATTACAAGAGCTACAGGGTAGAGAAGAAGTTGTAAACCTCAAACTGTGGACATGTACATGTTTAGAGTGGCAAATGACTGGCATTCCGTGCAGCCATGCCTGCAATGCGATTACGATGACAAGTATGAACATCTATCAGTACGTTGCTGATTGGTACAAGAGAGAGACACAAGAACATATATATGCTGAAGTTATGGATGAACTCGCAAAATTTGATATTCCACATCCGGATGACATCATTTCTTCAGCTTCCTCAGGTAATGTCGTCGTGCTATGTCCACTTTCACCCCATATTAAAAGACCTCCTGGTCGTCCCCGGAAAGAACCCAAAGGACTTCAAGCTGAAACTGTAAAGAGACCAATACGCTGTTCCAAATGTGGCGGCGTTGGACATAATAAACGTACTAAATGTAGTTCTGCAGCACAGTAA
- the LOC129887850 gene encoding uncharacterized protein LOC129887850, producing the protein MKELNSTTDPIGQNLIKVISNVCFSVFVFSVLIITVIAITYQPPDPWESSRALTRVFTQVENATFKVDNSVLKTGEDVASSPNEAPAGAFALVPITEAIIEKSEGKLSNGTLKSGCEDVNVVNCSDPRVLFTIERFNLKTFKSIAFLDYRTPVNGSKPNECDVAWRFRNKKERSWRKYRDFRRFKIGFTDDCSYKVVHAGRWRSGVNARRPRIRVNSTRTSTRAKIAPPVIDEEINDTIPIMGLDSDFTNGRYLYYSRGGDYCKGMNHYMWSFLCALGEAQYLNRTFVMDLSICLASSHTRSHKDEEGKDFRFYFDFEHLKETAPIVEEGDFLKDWRKWNKAHKKKISVRKVKDYKVSPIQLLKDKSTIIWRQFDAPEPENYWYRVCEGPSAKYIQRPWQALWKSKRLMNIVTEISGSMDWDFDAVHVVRGEKAQNKALWPNLDADTSPDSLVTKLQGIITPWRNLYVATNEPFYNYFDKLRSHYKVHLLDDYNYLWSNTSEWYNETTQLNGGYPVEFDGYMRVEVDTEVLYRAKSRVETFYNLTKDCKDGINTC; encoded by the coding sequence ATGAAGGAATTGAATTCAACAACAGATCCAATTGGGCAAAACTTGATAAAGGTTATAAGCAATGTGTGTTTCTCAGTTTTTGTATTTTCTGTGCTTATAATTACTGTAATTGCTATTACATACCAACCCCCTGATCCATGGGAATCTTCTAGAGCCTTAACTAGGGTGTTTACTCAAGTCGAAAACGCCACATTCAAAGTTGATAATTCTGTCTTAAAAACTGGTGAGGATGTTGCTAGTAGCCCCAATGAAGCTCCTGCTGGAGCTTTTGCTTTAGTACCGATTACTGAAGCTATTATCGAGAAATCTGAAGGGAAACTGTCGAATGGGACTCTGAAATCGGGATGTGAGGATGTGAATGTAGTGAACTGTTCGGATCCTAGGGTCTTGTTCACGATCGAGAGGTTTAATTTGAAGACCTTTAAGTCCATTGCGTTTTTGGACTATCGAACGCCTGTTAACGGGTCGAAACCGAATGAATGTGATGTGGCATGGAGGTTCCGAAACAAGAAAGAGAGATCTTGGAGAAAGTACAGGGATTTCCGGAGGTTTAAGATTGGTTTTACTGATGATTGTAGTTATAAAGTGGTACACGCAGGTCGCTGGCGTTCAGGAGTAAATGCCCGTCGTCCGAGAATCCGAGTTAATTCCACTAGAACTAGTACAAGAGCCAAAATTGCCCCACCAGTTATAGATGAGGAGATCAATGATACTATTCCAATCATGGGATTGGATTCAGATTTCACGAATGGGAGATACTTGTACTATTCGCGGGGTGGTGATTACTGTAAAGGAATGAATCATTACATGTGGAGTTTTCTGTGTGCTTTAGGTGAGGCTCAGTACTTGAATCGCACATTCGTGATGGATTTAAGTATCTGTTTGGCGTCTTCTCACACCCGTAGTCATAAGGATGAGGAAGGGAAAGACTTCaggttctattttgatttcGAACATTTGAAGGAGACTGCACCCATCGTCGAGGAAGGAGATTTCCTTAAAGATTGGAGGAAATGGAATAAGGCGCATAAGAAGAAAATCTCCGTAAGAAAGGTTAAGGACTACAAAGTGTCCCCCATCCAACTGTTGAAGGATAAGAGCACAATTATATGGAGGCAATTTGACGCCCCTGAACCGGAGAACTATTGGTATCGGGTCTGTGAAGGGCCTTCTGCCAAATACATCCAGAGACCGTGGCAGGCATTGTGGAAATCGAAGCGACTAATGAATATAGTAACTGAGATCAGCGGAAGCATGGACTGGGATTTCGATGCTGTTCATGTTGTTCGTGGAGAGAAAGCACAGAATAAGGCTTTATGGCCCAATCTTGATGCTGATACATCCCCCGATTCCCTTGTCACGAAGCTTCAAGGAATTATCACACCTTGGAGGAATCTGTATGTTGCCACGAACGAGCCATTTTATAACTATTTTGATAAGCTTAGATCTCACTACAAGGTGCATTTACTTGATGATTATAACTACTTGTGGAGTAATACTAGTGAGTGGTATAACGAAACAACACAACTGAACGGTGGCTATCCAGTTGAATTCGACGGGTATATGAGAGTTGAAGTTGACACAGAGGTCCTTTATCGAGCAAAATCAAGAGTCGAGACATTTTACAACTTGACAAAAGATTGCAAGGATGGAATTAATACGTGCTAG